In Gossypium arboreum isolate Shixiya-1 chromosome 5, ASM2569848v2, whole genome shotgun sequence, a single genomic region encodes these proteins:
- the LOC108464918 gene encoding receptor-like protein 6: MDSWDEDTDCCKWEGVVCDNRKGNVIGLDLSCSGLSGSLQSNSSFFSLQNLRWLNLAGNYFGNSEIPSEFGKLRSLTYLNLSDTALTGFVPHEISLLSELVSLDLGQNYLLFRDHDFNMLVHNLTKLENIVLDRMGLSLVVPYSFLNFTVSLKHLSLSYCDLQGNFPTQLFHLPFLQNIILRNNPNLIGYLPETNWSSPLSFLDVSGTRFSKGLPGSIGNLKHLKTLNLDSCVFMGSIPSALGNLTKITFLDISGNMFQGQIPDVFGNLNDLSFMDFSSNNFSGLFPSSAFNLTSLTFMDFSSNFLRGTLPNNISGLSYLRELHLYANLLSGRVPGRLFSLPSLEYLNLGFNKLNGPIDTIQEANLVQLVDLSKNEIQGTIPSSFFDLMNLTILDLSSNNLSGNIKSCMLVKLKNLRSLNLSFNHLLSLTRCSNDANSTLPMIIEFHFSSCNIQRFPSFLNASKSLQVLDLSNNQIHGSITKWEAEGWEGLATLNLSMNFITTVEEIPGKRLYVLDLHSNSLQGPLPTPPQSLAYFLISNNELNKLGGTIPDCFRTSSDQLSMDALITVNLNGNQIEGSIPRSLTNCDSLEVLDLGSNNINDTFPYWLGTLPHLQVLVLRSNRFHGDIQNFNGTFSFGSLRMIDLSRNEFTGHIPPDLFDNLKSMKDIQVDKGGPNYMGGGYYQDSVIITMKGLDFKLERILTSFTVIDFSSNHFKGSIAKEVGELNSLIVLNFSHNSLAGNIPPSLGKMTALESLDLSSNKLQGRIPVQLTDLTFLGALNLSHNNLEGLIPLANQFGTFSNDSFDGNSELCGFPLSKKCGNDQEPETPPSTIANESEIALIWKIAAMGYGSGLVLGLSMGYIVFTTGRPRWLLKMIKRNPEKRMRRKIHRNGRRKN, from the exons ATGGATTCTTGGGATGAAGATACTGACTGTTGCAAATGGGAGGGTGTGGTGTGTGATAACAGGAAAGGCAATGTGATCGGCCTTGATCTCAGTTGTAGTGGACTAAGTGGTTCTCTCCAATCAAACAGTTCCTTCTTCTCACTTCAAAACCTTCGATGGCTCAACCTTGCCGGTAATTATTTCGGCAACTCTGAAATCCCATCTGAGTTTGGTAAGTTGAGGAGTCTAACTTATCTCAATCTCTCTGACACTGCACTCACTGGTTTTGTCCCACATGAAATCTCTCTTTTGTCAGAACTAGTTTCGCTTGATCTCGGTCAGAATTATCTTTTGTTTAGGGACCATGATTTTAACATGCTTGTCCACAACCTTACAAAATTAGAAAATATCGTCCTTGACCGTATGGGTTTGTCTCTGGTTGTACCTTATTCTTTCCTTAACTTCACTGTCTCATTGAAGCATCTAAGTCTTTCTTACTGTGATTTGCAAGGAAATTTCCCCACCCAACTTTTCCATCTTCCATTCCTTCAAAACATCATTTTAAGAAATAATCCAAATCTCATTGGTTATCTACCAGAAACAAATTGGAGCAGTCCCCTTAGTTTTTTGGATGTTTCAGGGACAAGGTTTTCAAAAGGGTTACCCGGCTCAATTGGTAATCTTAAACACTTGAAAACACTTAACCTTGATAGTTGTGTTTTTATGGGGTCAATCCCTTCAGCCCTCGGAAACCTCACAAAAATCACCTTCTTGGATATCTCAGGCAACATGTTCCAAGGGCAAATTCCTGATGTTTTTGGGAATTTAAACGATCTAAGTTTCATGGATTTTTCCTCTAACAATTTCAGTGGTCTCTTCCCATCATCAGCATTTAACCTCACCAGCCTTACTTTCATGGACTTCTCTTCCAATTTCCTTCGGGGTACCCTGCCCAACAACATAAGTGGACTTTCGTATCTACGAGAACTCCACTTATATGCAAACTTGCTTAGTGGTAGAGTACCAGGTAGGTTGTTTAGTCTACCATCTTTGGAGTATCTAAATCTCGGCTTTAACAAACTTAATGGTCCCATTGACACAATACAAGAGGCCAACCTAGTCCAACTTGTCGATTTATCAAAGAATGAAATACAGGGAACAATTCCAAGTTCTTTCTTTGACCTCATGAACCTTACTATTCTTGACCTTTCATCTAATAACTTGAGTGGCAATATCAAGTCATGCATGCTTGTGAAGCTTAAGAATCTAAGGTCGCTTAATCTTTCATTTAACCACTTACTATCATTAACTAGGTGTAGTAATGATGCCAATTCTACCCTACCCATGATAATTGAGTTCCATTTCTCTTCTTGCAACATACAACGTTTCCCAAGCTTCTTGAATGCATCCAAGTCCTTGCAAGTTTTAGATCTTTCTAATAACCAAATTCATGGTTCTATTACAAAATGGGAAGCCGAAGGATGGGAGGGCTTGGCCACTTTGAACCTTTCTATGAACTTCATCACTACAGTAGAGGAAATTCCAGGGAAGAGACTGTATGTTCTGGACCTTCACTCCAATTCACTTCAAGGACCACTTCCAACTCCACCACAGTCATTGGCGTATTTCTTAATCTCAAACAATGAGTTG AACAAGTTGGGCGGAACTATTCCAGATTGTTTTAGGACATCTAGCGACCAGCTCTCAATGGATGCTTTGATAACAGTTAATCTAAATGGTAACCAAATTGAAGGATCAATTCCACGGTCATTAACGAACTGCGATAGTTTGGAAGTTTTAGATTTGGGCAGCAACAACATAAATGATACATTTCCTTATTGGTTAGGTACGCTTCCACATCTGCAAGTTCTTGTCCTTCGATCTAATAGATTCCATGGTgacatacaaaatttcaatggAACATTTTCCTTCGGCAGCCTTCGAATGATTGATCTCTCTCGAAATGAGTTCACCGGTCACATCCCACCTGATCTATTTGACAATTTAAAATCAATGAAAGATATTCAGGTAGATAAAGGTGGTCCAAATTACATGGGAGGAGGTTATTATCAAGACTCTGTAATTATAACAATGAAAGGGTTGGATTTCAAACTTGAGAGAATTTTAACTTCTTTCACAGTTATTGATTTTTCAAGCAACCATTTCAAGGGGTCGATTGCTAAAGAAGTTGGAGAACTTAACTCACTCATAGTGCTCAACTTCTCGCACAATAGCTTAGCAGGTAATATCCCACCATCACTTGGAAAAATGACAGCACTTGAATCATTGGATCTTTCGTCAAACAAGCTTCAAGGAAGAATCCCAGTGCAATTAACTGACTTAACATTTCTTGGAGCATTGAATCTTTCTCATAACAATCTTGAGGGACTGATACCGTTAGCTAATCAATTCGGTACTTTCTCAAACGATTCCTTCGATGGCAACTCCGAACTATGTGGATTTCCATTGTCAAAGAAATGTGGCAACGATCAGGAACCAGAAACACCTCCATCAACAATTGCTAATGAATCTGAAATAGCACTTATTTGGAAAATAGCAGCAATGGGTTATGGAAGTGGACTAGTGTTAGGATTGAGTATGGGATACATAGTTTTCACAACTGGGAGACCTCGTTGGCTATTGAAAATGATCAAGCGAAACCCAGAAAAGAGAATGAGAAGGAAGATCCATCGAAATGGAAGGAGAAAGAATTAG
- the LOC108464915 gene encoding receptor-like protein 6: MLYLILCLLLGFFSSSLLSLSLSLPPTHLCRPQQSSALLQFKSNLSLSISICSKEVHIVSVHKMDSWDEGTDCCKWEGVVCDNKKGNVIGLDLSCSGLIGSLKSNSSLFSLQNLQWLNLAGNYFGNSEIPSEFGKLRSLTYLNLSSTGFTGLVPPEISLLSELVSLDLGQNYLLFRNHDFNMLVHNLTKLENMILDGINLSLVVPYSFLNLTVSLKHLSLSNCGLQGNFPTQLFHLPYLQNIILSSNPDLIGYLPETNWSSPLSLLDVSRTRFSKGLPGSIGNLKHLKKLNLHRCVFMGSIPSALGNLTKITFLDISGNMFQGKIIDVFGSLNDLSFVDFSSNNFSGLFPSSAFNLTSLTSMDFSSNFLQGTLPNNISGLSYLRELNLNANLLSGRVPGWLFSLPSLEYLYLSYNKLNGPIDPIQEPNLVQQVYLYENEIQGIIPSSFFDLINLASLDLSSNNLRGNIKSCMLVKLRNLMWLDLSHNSLLSLTSCNNGANSTLPIIKLFLFSSCNMERFPSFLNASTQLQDLDLSNNQIHGSITKWEAEGWEGLATLNLSMNFLTSVEQIPGKHLFILDLRFNSLQGPLPTPPQALHYFLISNNELVGEIPSKICNLSFVSVLDLSTNKLGGTIPDCFGTFSDQLLAVALGTLNLNGNQLEGSIPQSLKNCHNLEVLDLGNNKINDTFPYWLVMLPHLQVLVLRSNRFHGDMQNFNETFSFSSLRMIDLSPNGFTGHIPPELFENLKSMKDIPVDKSGPNYMGGNYYQASIIITMKGLDFKLERILTSFTVIDFSSNHFKGSIPKEVGELNSLIVLNFSHNSLAGNIPPSFGKMAALESLDLSSNKLQGRIPVQLTDLTFLGALNLSHNNLEGQIPLANHFDTFSNDSFDGNSGLCGFPLSKKCGNNQEPKSPPSTVADEFETTLVWKIAAMGYGSGLVLGLSIGYIVFTTGRPRWLVKMIKRNSKKRMRRRIHRNGRRKN, from the coding sequence ATGTTATATTTAATCCTATGCTTGCTTTTGGGCTTCTTCAGCTCTTCATTGCTATCCCTTTCTTTGTCTCTTCCTCCAACACATTTATGTCGTCCCCAACAGAGTTCTGCATTGCTGCAATTCAAGAGCAACCTTTCCCTTTCCATTAGTATTTGTTCAAAAGAAGTTCACATTGTTTCTGTTCATAAGATGGATTCTTGGGATGAAGGTACTGACTGTTGCAAGTGGGAGGGTGTGGTGTGTGATAACAAGAAAGGCAATGTGATCGGCCTTGATCTCAGTTGTAGTGGACTGATTGGTTCTCTCAAATCAAACAGTTCCCTCTTCTCACTTCAAAACCTTCAGTGGCTTAACCTTGCCGGTAATTATTTCGGCAACTCTGAAATCCCATCTGAGTTTGGTAAGTTGAGGAGTCTAACTTATCTCAATCTCTCTTCCACTGGATTCACTGGTCTTGTCCCACCTGAAATCTCTCTTTTGTCAGAACTAGTTTCGCTTGATCTCGGTCAGAATTATCTTTTGTTTAGGAACCATGATTTTAACATGCTTGTCCACAACCTtacaaaattagaaaatatgatcCTTGACGGTATAAATTTGTCTCTGGTTGTACCTTATTCTTTCCTTAACTTGACTGTCTCATTGAAGCATTTAAGTCTTTCTAACTGTGGTTTGCAAGGAAATTTCCCAACCCAACTTTTCCATCTTCCATACCTTCAAAACATCATTCTAAGTAGTAATCCAGATCTCATTGGTTATCTACCAGAAACAAATTGGAGCAGTCCCCTTAGTTTGTTGGATGTTTCAAGGACAAGGTTTTCAAAAGGGTTACCTGGCTCAATTGGTAATCTTAAACACTTGAAAAAACTTAACCTTCATAGATGTGTATTTATGGGGTCAATCCCTTCAGCCCTCGGAAACCTCACAAAAATCACCTTCTTGGATATCTCAGGCAACATGTTCCAAGGGAAAATTATTGATGTTTTTGGGAGCTTAAACGATCTAAGTTTCGTGGATTTTTCCTCTAACAATTTCAGTGGTCTCTTCCCATCATCAGCATTTAACCTCACTAGCCTTACTTCCATGGACTTCTCTTCCAATTTCCTTCAGGGTACCCTTCCCAACAACATAAGTGGACTTTCGTATCTACGAGAACTCAACTTAAATGCAAACTTGCTTAGTGGCAGAGTACCAGGTTGGTTGTTCAGTCTACCTTCTTTGGAGTATCTATATCTCAGCTATAACAAACTTAATGGTCCTATTGACCCAATCCAAGAGCCTAATCTAGTCCAACAAGTCTATTTATATGAGAATGAAATACAGGGAATAATTCCAAGTTCTTTCTTTGACCTCATCAACCTTGCTTCTCTTGACCTTTCATCTAATAACTTGAGGGGAAATATCAAGTCATGCATGCTTGTGAAGCTTAGGAATCTAATGTGGCTTGATCTTTCACATAACAGCTTACTATCATTAACTAGCTGCAATAATGGTGCCAATTCAACCCTACCCATTATAAAGctgtttcttttctcttcttgCAACATGGAACGTTTCCCAAGCTTCTTGAATGCATCCACGCAGTTGCAAGATTTAGATCTTTCTAATAACCAAATTCATGGTTCTATTACAAAATGGGAAGCCGAAGGATGGGAGGGCTTGGCCACTTTGAACCTTTCTATGAACTTCTTGACTAGCGTTGAGCAAATTCCAGGGAAGCATCTGTTTATTCTGGACCTTCGCTTCAATTCACTTCAAGGACCACTTCCAACTCCACCACAGGCATTGCATTATTTCTTAATCTCAAACAATGAGTTGGTTGGAGAGATCCCTTCTAAGATTTGCAATTTGAGTTTTGTTTCTGTACTTGACTTGTCTACTAACAAGTTGGGTGGAACTATTCCAGATTGTTTTGGGACTTTTAGCGACCAGCTTTTAGCGGTTGCTTTGGGAACACTTAATCTCAATGGTAACCAACTTGAGGGATCAATTCCGCAGTCATTAAAGAACTGCCACAACTTGGAAGTTTTAGATTTGGGCAACAACAAAATAAATGATACATTTCCTTATTGGTTAGTTATGCTTCCACATCTGCAAGTTCTTGTCCTTCGGTCTAATAGATTCCATGGTGACATGCAAAATTTCAATGAAACATTTTCCTTTAGCAGCCTTCGAATGATTGATCTCTCTCCAAATGGGTTCACTGGTCACATCCCACCTGagctatttgaaaatttaaaatcaatGAAAGATATTCCGGTAGACAAAAGTGGTCCAAATTACATGGGAGGAAATTATTATCAAGCCTCTATAATTATAACAATGAAAGGGTTGGATTTCAAACTTGAGAGAATTTTAACTTCTTTCACAGTTATTGATTTTTCAAGCAACCATTTCAAGGGGTCAATTCCTAAAGAAGTTGGAGAACTTAACTCACTCATAGTGCTCAACTTTTCGCACAATAGCTTAGCAGGTAATATCCCACCATCATTTGGAAAAATGGCAGCACTTGAATCATTGGATCTCTCGTCAAACAAGCTTCAAGGAAGAATCCCAGTGCAGTTAACTGACTTGACATTTCTTGGAGCATTGAATCTTTCTCATAACAATCTTGAGGGGCAGATACCATTAGCTAATCATTTCGATACTTTCTCAAATGATTCCTTCGATGGAAACTCAGGACTATGTGGATTTCCTTTGTCAAAGAAATGTGGCAACAATCAGGAACCAAAATCACCTCCATCAACAGTTGCGGACGAATTTGAAACAACACTTGTTTGGAAAATTGCAGCAATGGGTTATGGAAGTGGACTAGTGCTTGGATTGAGTATTGGATACATAGTTTTCACAACTGGGAGACCCCGTTGGCTAGTGAAAATGATCAAGCGAAACTCAAAAAAGAGAATGAGAAGGAGGATCCATCGAAATGGAAGGAGAAAGAATTAG